Proteins found in one Streptomyces sp. NBC_00461 genomic segment:
- a CDS encoding winged helix-turn-helix transcriptional regulator, with the protein MATTAQPPTTPNDYSSVTKTLDLLAPRWSVWVLMTLSSQPLRYAEIKPRLPWLADGQLHPRLRHLTNAGVVERTEYAPRHVTYGLTGRGAELLPVLAVIASWGDTHLEKQLVTSKATGELEPERIPPAQNIDDTITLIAPRHATPILMTLQARGRASAKTLATEAMSGYGLNAVYKPLDRLVADGLVTATGSGDFQLSASGQALAPVFQAITAWAVLPSGGAEPFRRPGTAPSQTRSGPWATTPTRLPAPPVPAAQSAVPALAATPPPNGPEWKSSDLFSHQIPARPITPEGGPRR; encoded by the coding sequence TTGGCCACCACCGCTCAGCCCCCTACCACCCCGAACGACTACTCCAGCGTCACCAAGACGCTGGATCTGCTCGCCCCGCGCTGGAGCGTGTGGGTGCTGATGACCCTCTCCTCCCAGCCGCTGCGCTACGCCGAGATCAAACCCCGGCTTCCGTGGCTCGCCGACGGCCAGCTCCACCCCCGGCTGCGCCACCTCACCAACGCTGGCGTGGTCGAACGCACGGAGTACGCCCCGCGCCACGTCACGTACGGCCTCACTGGCCGCGGCGCCGAGCTGTTGCCCGTCCTGGCCGTGATCGCCTCCTGGGGCGATACCCACTTGGAGAAGCAGCTCGTCACCAGCAAGGCCACCGGTGAGCTGGAGCCCGAGCGGATCCCCCCGGCCCAGAACATCGACGACACGATCACTCTGATCGCCCCGCGGCACGCCACCCCGATCCTTATGACCCTGCAGGCCCGGGGCCGTGCGAGCGCCAAGACCCTGGCCACCGAAGCCATGTCCGGCTACGGGCTGAACGCCGTCTACAAGCCCCTGGACCGCTTGGTCGCCGACGGCCTCGTCACGGCCACCGGCAGCGGCGACTTCCAGCTGTCCGCTAGCGGCCAGGCGCTCGCCCCCGTCTTCCAGGCCATCACTGCGTGGGCTGTCCTCCCGTCCGGCGGGGCCGAGCCGTTTCGCCGACCGGGGACCGCCCCGTCCCAGACCCGCTCCGGCCCGTGGGCGACCACCCCGACGCGCCTGCCGGCGCCCCCAGTTCCGGCCGCACAGTCTGCCGTCCCTGCCCTGGCCGCCACCCCGCCGCCCAACGGTCCGGAGTGGAAGTCCAGCGACCTCTTCTCCCACCAGATACCCGCCCGCCCCATCACACCGGAGGGAGGCCCGCGCCGATGA
- a CDS encoding MFS transporter has product MRSRVGPWHARRPVPTLLRGIYLPRSTDAAAFAMATYGIPLLVLATTNSVTLTGLAFALEWVPRLGSFAFAGVLVDRHGTTAVLRFASAGRAVVVLATAFILPTQAGLSATATVMLLAASTGILTECSYIAAETAGGVAGREAGARAHRVQSVLLGIDQFATLVGPALAGLLLQQAGATGILIVIAVFSLLTSVLAPRQRHRSKPAAPQPVLKGLHTGWSTLRALPALGWLVTGLTVSNLTVGLLQAATPVIIVKQLGYSAADVGLIWSAAAVGSLLAVALCRRAIDRFGLWLVGAVSATIAALACLAVSFADTYGSYLTLIAVLMAGEGGMTVVLRTLRSRLIPEPVFGATLSLTILLLLLPFPLAGVLVATVPPAQLGHVITLCAALQALGLFAAFARLRATPALRTSLT; this is encoded by the coding sequence GTGAGATCCCGTGTCGGACCCTGGCATGCCCGCAGGCCGGTCCCCACTCTGCTGCGTGGCATCTACCTGCCGCGCAGCACGGACGCTGCCGCGTTCGCCATGGCCACCTACGGCATCCCGCTGCTGGTACTGGCCACCACCAACTCGGTCACCCTGACCGGCCTCGCGTTCGCGCTGGAATGGGTGCCGAGACTGGGTTCGTTCGCCTTCGCAGGGGTTCTGGTCGACCGCCACGGGACCACCGCCGTGCTCCGTTTCGCCTCTGCGGGCCGGGCCGTGGTTGTCCTGGCCACCGCGTTCATCTTGCCAACGCAGGCGGGCCTCAGCGCGACGGCCACCGTCATGCTGCTCGCCGCGTCCACCGGGATCCTCACTGAATGCTCCTACATCGCGGCCGAGACCGCGGGCGGAGTCGCCGGCCGCGAGGCCGGCGCCCGCGCCCACCGCGTTCAGTCGGTGCTGCTCGGCATTGACCAGTTCGCCACGCTGGTCGGCCCCGCACTCGCCGGGCTGCTCCTGCAGCAGGCTGGCGCCACCGGAATACTGATCGTGATCGCCGTCTTTTCGCTGCTCACCAGTGTCTTGGCCCCGCGCCAGCGCCACCGGAGCAAGCCCGCCGCGCCGCAGCCTGTCCTTAAGGGGCTGCACACCGGCTGGTCGACCCTCCGCGCGCTACCGGCCCTCGGCTGGCTGGTGACCGGACTGACCGTCTCCAACCTGACCGTCGGCCTGCTGCAGGCCGCCACCCCAGTGATCATCGTCAAACAGCTCGGATACTCCGCGGCCGACGTCGGGCTCATCTGGTCGGCAGCCGCCGTCGGCTCGCTTCTCGCGGTCGCCCTGTGCCGCCGGGCGATCGACCGCTTCGGCCTGTGGCTGGTCGGCGCCGTGTCCGCAACGATCGCCGCCTTGGCGTGCCTGGCCGTCTCCTTCGCCGACACCTACGGCAGCTATCTCACCCTGATCGCCGTCCTCATGGCCGGTGAGGGCGGCATGACCGTCGTGCTGCGCACCCTGCGCTCCCGCCTCATCCCCGAACCGGTGTTCGGCGCCACCCTGTCGCTGACCATCCTGCTGCTCCTGTTGCCCTTCCCCCTCGCCGGTGTCCTCGTCGCCACCGTGCCGCCCGCTCAGCTCGGCCACGTGATCACCCTCTGCGCTGCACTGCAGGCCCTGGGCCTCTTCGCCGCCTTCGCCCGGCTGCGCGCCACCCCCGCCCTGCGAACTTCTCTCACCTGA